In Yamadazyma tenuis chromosome 7, complete sequence, the sequence AGGTTGCTTCAAGCCCAGAAGTGTGGGCGGGATTCACGGAAGTCCACGCCGTGATGGACGATGCCAAAGTACTGGGCTCCCATTGTACGTACGAGAAATCACTAAGGTCCATTGAATGATGGTAAAAGTGTGATATGGTTTAGCCTCACACTGGGGCGCGGCTTAGGATTCTTGTACTCGTATTCCCCGTATAAAAATTGTGCACGTGACCTGCCCTATCCGAgaaattttgcagcctgAGCCACTCGTTCCATAGCTGCATATATTAAATTTACTTGAAAGAGAAATCATTGTAAACTTCTTCAGGCACATTCTACTGTCTGAAATTGACAGTGTTGTGTTTGCCAAATACAAAATATGGATGGAACACCACATAAACAATCCCACAGAGAGCCACCATCAATGAGTCCAACACTAAAAGATAGATCTCGTGGGTCTTCAAATATCCGTTCCAGCCTTGGCAGAGCTCTACTACTCTAAACACACATCTGATgtacacaaacaccaccGAAAGCGTCATTGCTAACGGAAGAtagttgatcaaagacCGGCGACGCAATGGAACAAATTGAGGATTAGGGTCATAGAATGGCTCTAACacaatgaacttgaagtttcgGGCTCTCAgggtgttgaacaagaatctgaagaagttggtgatattggcTTTTGAGTATTTTCCGTAGGGCAACTGCTTTCTGTTTTTGAAGTAGATTCTGAAAAGTGCGTCCACGAACAAGGCAGCGAATCCAGTCATACCAGTAATCTGAATACAAACACCAGTAATCAATGCTCTCACACCCGGGTCGGTACTCTTCCCTTTGTTGGTCTCCATAGAAGCCATACCCCCTCCAATAGCCTGTACAATCAAAGACAACACATCAATACTGACAAATATATAGGAGTACCATAAAGGTCTCAACACGGAATATTTACTTCCGTAGAGCACGACGACCTTAGCAAAGGCGTAGTATATTCCTGCCATCAAGAAGGCCGGTGCAATAGTTAAGGTGACGAACTCAGCCAAATAAAGCTTGCTGCTGgtgttgttcttgatcgATAAGCATCTGGCAATGTACCCAATGGTTTCAGCAGCAAAGCCAAGAACAAATGCTACGTTAAAAGTATGGTACCGAGAGCTGATGCACATGAAAGTGAAGTACAAGAAAAGTATACCAAAAACAATCACATAGATATAGTTTGCTGGTTTAATAAGGTTGTAGCCATAGACATTCTCAAAAGCTGCTAAATCTTGCAAATTCAAcgtgttgttgaaaatcacCTGTGACTCCTGGACCTGCACCTCTGTGTTTGTGGCGGTGGCCAACACGTTTTGAGCAGAGATAACAGCTAAAGATGCTTCAGCA encodes:
- the RSB1_2 gene encoding phospholipid-translocating ATPase rsb1 (COG:S; EggNog:ENOG503NWCU) gives rise to the protein MSTIFNWSLTTTPTATTAWTTVDPTHSPWLISSLSSASQALATETIRFSMRSFAEIARGAEASLAVISAQNVLATATNTEVQVQESQVIFNNTLNLQDLAAFENVYGYNLIKPANYIYVIVFGILFLYFTFMCISSRYHTFNVAFVLGFAAETIGYIARCLSIKNNTSSKLYLAEFVTLTIAPAFLMAGIYYAFAKVVVLYGSKYSVLRPLWYSYIFVSIDVLSLIVQAIGGGMASMETNKGKSTDPGVRALITGVCIQITGMTGFAALFVDALFRIYFKNRKQLPYGKYSKANITNFFRFLFNTSRARNFKFIVLEPFYDPNPQFVPLRRRSLINYLPLAMTLSVVFVYIRCVFRVVELCQGWNGYLKTHEIYLLVLDSLMVALCGIVYVVFHPYFVFGKHNTVNFRQ